From the genome of Bacteroidales bacterium, one region includes:
- a CDS encoding alkylphosphonate utilization protein, with translation MSKAVICPKCKSEYTYESGALWACTQCFFEWDPAELKAAQEHASKVFDANGNELQDGDSVVVIKDLPVKGMPRPIKAGTKVKNIRLTDGDHNIDCKIDGFGAMALKSEFVKKA, from the coding sequence ATGAGTAAAGCAGTCATTTGCCCTAAATGTAAGTCAGAATATACCTACGAAAGCGGTGCACTTTGGGCGTGTACACAATGTTTTTTCGAGTGGGATCCGGCAGAACTAAAAGCCGCGCAAGAGCATGCAAGCAAAGTGTTTGATGCCAATGGCAATGAGCTACAAGACGGCGATTCGGTAGTAGTAATCAAAGACTTACCAGTAAAAGGAATGCCACGTCCAATAAAAGCTGGCACTAAAGTAAAAAACATTCGCCTAACCGACGGCGACCACAATATAGATTGCAAAATTGATGGATTTGGTGCTATGGCGCTGAAATCGGAGTTTGTTAAAAAAGCGTAA
- a CDS encoding alpha/beta hydrolase, producing the protein MKQLIGKWSSAEKQQEYVEAYKRALQTMPEAESIRIKTSFGTVQGYCWKNDHANHKSPILLFPGKSSGTPMWYANVPDFYKNRTVYAFDALGDVGLSEQEIPIKNSADQAKWINETIENLHLTKANIIGHSFGGWLSANYASLYPQKVASLILIEPVFTFQMIKLIIVLKSIPYNMKFLPKKWRQGLLKQISGSETIDTTDPVAKMIDEGANYYSSNLPNPTMISKKQMQEWEFPVYVAFADNSGVHNSVKAVEVAEKNVKHVTAKIWKNATHSLPMEYAEELNSEIIQFIEKNCD; encoded by the coding sequence ATGAAACAATTAATTGGCAAATGGAGTTCTGCTGAAAAGCAACAGGAGTACGTAGAAGCGTACAAAAGAGCACTTCAAACAATGCCCGAAGCCGAATCGATAAGAATAAAAACATCATTTGGAACGGTACAAGGTTATTGTTGGAAAAATGATCATGCAAACCATAAAAGTCCGATACTTCTCTTTCCCGGAAAGTCTTCAGGTACACCTATGTGGTATGCAAATGTTCCCGATTTTTATAAAAATAGAACTGTGTACGCCTTTGATGCGTTGGGAGATGTGGGATTGAGTGAGCAAGAGATTCCAATAAAAAACAGTGCAGATCAAGCGAAATGGATAAATGAAACGATAGAAAATCTTCACCTGACGAAAGCAAATATAATAGGACATTCATTTGGAGGCTGGTTATCAGCTAATTACGCTTCATTGTATCCTCAAAAAGTTGCCTCTTTGATTCTGATTGAACCTGTTTTCACATTTCAGATGATAAAACTTATTATCGTATTAAAATCGATACCCTACAATATGAAGTTTTTGCCGAAAAAGTGGCGACAGGGATTATTGAAACAAATAAGCGGTTCAGAAACCATTGACACAACCGACCCTGTGGCAAAAATGATTGACGAAGGAGCAAATTATTATTCTTCTAATTTACCTAATCCAACAATGATTAGCAAGAAACAAATGCAAGAATGGGAGTTCCCTGTATATGTTGCTTTTGCTGATAATAGCGGTGTTCATAATTCTGTTAAGGCTGTAGAAGTGGCTGAAAAAAACGTTAAACACGTAACCGCTAAAATATGGAAAAATGCAACTCATTCGTTACCAATGGAATATGCGGAAGAATTAAACAGCGAAATCATACAATTTATTGAAAAGAATTGCGACTAA
- a CDS encoding CPBP family intramembrane metalloprotease: MIKRLLISIAFGILIILFPIMAGVITQVNGIEDVETVYLIQAICFVLAAIVGGVIYRKYRSKSKTSSKYPYDKVLYFIPIILMELIVLIPGYINEGFYLHNNLKLFVIILIFTLAVGFSEELFFRGIILKILKKDGVIYSIIASSIVFGLLHASNLIGGANMLYTVLQIIYALLFGLVAASIVTLHQSLTPVIVWHFLHDFLAFSMGDRVHGVEVELSPLMIGLSLVQILIMLLYTIYLYKKIKQTNVLEQRVI; this comes from the coding sequence ATGATAAAACGATTATTAATAAGCATTGCCTTTGGGATTTTGATAATACTATTTCCTATAATGGCAGGAGTTATTACTCAAGTTAATGGTATAGAAGATGTTGAAACCGTATATTTAATACAAGCCATTTGTTTTGTTTTAGCGGCAATTGTCGGTGGTGTTATTTATAGAAAGTATAGGTCTAAGTCAAAAACAAGTTCAAAATACCCTTATGATAAAGTATTGTATTTTATTCCAATAATTCTTATGGAACTTATCGTACTAATTCCCGGGTATATTAACGAAGGATTTTACCTTCATAACAACCTGAAACTATTCGTAATAATATTAATATTTACTTTAGCTGTTGGTTTTTCAGAGGAGCTTTTCTTTCGTGGCATAATACTTAAAATCTTAAAAAAAGATGGAGTTATTTATTCTATAATTGCTTCATCTATAGTGTTTGGTTTGCTACACGCTTCCAACTTGATTGGTGGTGCCAATATGCTTTACACTGTACTTCAAATAATATACGCGCTTTTGTTTGGATTGGTAGCTGCATCAATTGTTACGCTCCATCAATCCTTAACTCCTGTTATTGTATGGCACTTTCTGCATGATTTTTTAGCATTTTCTATGGGAGATAGGGTACATGGCGTTGAGGTAGAGTTAAGTCCCCTTATGATTGGACTTTCCTTAGTACAAATTTTGATAATGCTTTTATACACCATATACCTTTATAAGAAAATAAAACAAACTAATGTTTTAGAACAAAGAGTCATTTAA
- a CDS encoding acyloxyacyl hydrolase: MNKKIVFTLLFCLATFGAFAQEIKSNNSENWFKRHFNQRIYFSYYGSYYHDNINMLQGGYDAVLKLIDITPKYNLIDFSIGLNGLMAFDQVNEPKQDNFGNMRPDHSKITPGFELNWCARLFILPISKINARLYVEGLGMSLVVYAREFPDINTTNGRATGSIVNIGSHVGMGMEYQINDNLKGYTSIRLFHASNGKKYVDNPALDAVGIIMGVQF; encoded by the coding sequence ATGAATAAAAAAATTGTTTTTACGTTGCTGTTTTGCTTAGCAACGTTTGGTGCTTTTGCTCAAGAAATTAAAAGTAATAATTCAGAAAACTGGTTCAAAAGACATTTTAACCAAAGAATATACTTTAGCTATTATGGTTCATACTATCATGACAACATAAATATGTTACAAGGTGGATATGACGCTGTATTAAAACTAATCGACATAACTCCAAAATACAATTTGATTGATTTTAGTATTGGGCTAAATGGTTTAATGGCTTTTGATCAAGTAAATGAACCCAAACAAGATAACTTTGGGAATATGCGTCCTGATCATTCAAAAATTACGCCCGGATTTGAACTAAATTGGTGCGCAAGACTTTTTATATTGCCAATTTCAAAAATTAATGCTCGTTTGTATGTAGAAGGACTTGGGATGTCATTAGTTGTATATGCCAGGGAATTTCCTGATATAAACACTACAAATGGAAGAGCAACCGGCTCGATAGTCAACATTGGAAGTCATGTTGGAATGGGAATGGAATATCAAATAAATGACAATCTTAAAGGTTATACAAGTATCCGCTTGTTTCATGCTTCAAATGGGAAAAAATATGTGGATAATCCAGCATTAGACGCAGTAGGAATAATAATGGGAGTACAATTTTAA
- a CDS encoding alpha/beta hydrolase, with product MLKEKSIKTENGEIYYWLNKKPKDSDVCVVFCHGLTADHSLFEKQIDFFASKYQILLWDIPLHGKSIPYQNFTFDNVAFDLNQIIEKKCASKLIFVGQSGGGYIAQAFINKYPYKVHGFVGIGTTPLGLKYYKKSELFWIKHFATIAGLYPYSLFCKACSKKVAVTPETQKNMHQTLVRLGKRNMLNATNSVYQEFLRAKNCVQFHFPILLTYGESDKVGLVAKYNQHWANTVNAKLKVIKNASHNANYDNPLEFNYILEKYIKKRIK from the coding sequence ATGCTAAAAGAAAAATCAATAAAAACAGAAAATGGCGAGATTTACTATTGGCTCAATAAAAAGCCTAAAGATTCAGATGTGTGTGTTGTTTTTTGCCACGGACTAACAGCAGACCATTCTTTGTTTGAAAAACAGATTGATTTTTTTGCATCTAAATATCAAATTTTACTATGGGATATTCCTCTGCACGGGAAGTCAATCCCTTACCAAAATTTCACATTCGATAATGTCGCTTTTGACCTAAATCAGATAATCGAAAAGAAGTGTGCAAGCAAATTAATTTTTGTTGGACAGTCGGGCGGAGGATATATCGCACAAGCATTTATTAATAAATATCCCTATAAAGTGCATGGTTTTGTTGGTATCGGAACCACACCATTGGGCTTGAAATATTACAAAAAATCAGAACTCTTTTGGATAAAACATTTTGCGACTATTGCAGGCTTATATCCTTATTCACTTTTTTGCAAAGCCTGCTCTAAAAAGGTTGCTGTGACTCCAGAAACACAAAAAAATATGCACCAAACATTAGTGCGTTTAGGAAAAAGGAATATGCTTAATGCCACTAATTCGGTTTATCAAGAGTTTTTGAGAGCTAAAAATTGTGTTCAGTTTCATTTTCCTATTCTGTTAACCTATGGCGAGTCCGATAAAGTTGGGTTAGTTGCAAAATATAATCAGCATTGGGCAAACACGGTAAATGCAAAATTGAAAGTAATAAAAAACGCTTCGCACAATGCAAATTATGATAATCCATTGGAATTCAATTATATTCTTGAGAAATATATAAAGAAGAGAATAAAATAA
- a CDS encoding NAD(P)H-dependent oxidoreductase subunit E produces the protein MAELKVALKHAEVEQLIDVCREFNNNPGELINVLHRAQGIFGYLPAEVQEIIARELNIPVAKVYGVVTFYSYFTMIPRGKNPISICTGTACYVRGAEKVLAEFKRILKLDVGETSADGEFSLNCLRCVGACGLSPVVVVGDKTYGRVSPDQVKEILKEYGYEAK, from the coding sequence ATGGCTGAATTAAAAGTTGCGTTAAAACACGCAGAAGTTGAACAATTAATAGATGTATGTCGCGAGTTTAACAACAACCCCGGCGAATTGATCAACGTGCTTCATCGTGCACAAGGAATTTTCGGTTACCTGCCGGCAGAAGTTCAGGAAATAATTGCTCGCGAACTGAATATACCTGTTGCAAAAGTTTACGGAGTTGTTACGTTTTACTCGTACTTTACAATGATACCTCGCGGTAAAAACCCAATCTCAATTTGTACAGGAACAGCATGTTATGTACGAGGTGCAGAAAAGGTTTTAGCCGAGTTCAAACGAATACTTAAACTTGATGTAGGCGAAACATCAGCAGATGGTGAATTTTCACTCAACTGCCTTCGTTGCGTAGGCGCATGTGGTCTCTCTCCTGTTGTAGTTGTAGGCGACAAAACCTATGGACGTGTTTCTCCCGACCAAGTAAAAGAGATTCTAAAAGAGTACGGATACGAAGCAAAATAA
- a CDS encoding CPBP family intramembrane metalloprotease, translating to MSKDNRLINKKLFRKFNFFYLLVFPFTGALYGLSVLICKKLSFNFIETALITTMSAQLAPALAAIISRKRYSQSIPFFVKPKLNWAWLLIILIPMLSIGSQHLILQSMGQTYINSAFFVTPSLIILSVITTLIGSIGEEIGWRAYLYKTFRTDIKPLTSSLIVGLAWGLWHFTKIFQFGVIHYLIFTLSVIPISLLMTYLNDKSGGSILPSILLHTFINLAYMSLLFERETIVGYIISISVLTIIILLVRIVDSGYFNSSRKSRCLKNS from the coding sequence ATGAGTAAAGATAATAGGTTGATAAACAAAAAACTATTCAGAAAATTTAATTTTTTCTATCTATTAGTTTTTCCGTTCACAGGGGCGTTATACGGATTATCAGTATTAATTTGTAAAAAACTGAGCTTTAATTTTATTGAAACTGCTTTAATTACAACGATGTCGGCACAATTAGCACCAGCTTTAGCAGCAATTATAAGCAGAAAACGTTACTCGCAAAGTATTCCTTTTTTTGTAAAGCCTAAACTTAATTGGGCTTGGCTTCTCATTATCCTTATTCCTATGCTCAGTATTGGTTCTCAACACTTAATATTACAATCAATGGGGCAAACGTATATAAACTCAGCTTTTTTTGTTACGCCATCACTAATAATATTATCAGTAATAACAACGCTTATTGGCAGTATTGGCGAAGAAATAGGCTGGCGGGCATACTTGTACAAAACGTTCAGAACAGATATAAAACCGTTAACGAGTTCCTTGATTGTTGGATTAGCTTGGGGACTTTGGCATTTTACAAAAATATTTCAGTTTGGAGTTATTCACTATCTTATTTTTACGCTTTCTGTTATTCCTATTAGCCTATTGATGACCTATTTGAATGATAAATCTGGAGGAAGCATTTTGCCTTCAATTTTACTTCATACGTTTATCAATTTAGCATATATGTCCCTGCTTTTTGAAAGAGAAACAATTGTTGGCTACATTATTAGTATTTCTGTTTTGACGATTATCATTTTGTTAGTGAGAATAGTCGATTCTGGATATTTTAACAGTTCTCGTAAAAGCCGATGTTTAAAGAATAGTTGA
- a CDS encoding CPBP family intramembrane metalloprotease — MEKYNRPIFFYGLSLLIPWCLWFTVAYISHLPKQNSYLIFIQALLAILGLLAPTFVAAYLFLSNKELFNDLKKRFISQKGFNHIYTFLAFTLIFISMVLAQLISLLFGHSLDQFYISGSPSFTSSLLSPWFILLFAPVVEELAWHTYGTDALRQRFNLFKTSMIFSLYWAFWHLPLSFIDDYYHSNVVAEGLLYSLNYVFSLFVFVILMNWLYYKTNRNIFITIIFHCSANVTNEIFATHPDSKVIQTLLLLIITVVVLFKEKEMFFRKEL, encoded by the coding sequence ATTGAAAAGTACAACAGACCTATTTTCTTTTATGGTTTATCATTGTTAATCCCGTGGTGTCTTTGGTTTACAGTTGCCTATATTAGTCATTTGCCGAAACAAAACAGTTATTTAATTTTTATTCAGGCACTGTTAGCAATACTTGGATTATTGGCACCGACTTTTGTTGCTGCCTATCTGTTTTTATCAAATAAAGAGCTATTTAATGACCTAAAAAAAAGATTTATCAGTCAAAAAGGGTTTAATCATATCTATACTTTTTTAGCTTTTACATTGATTTTTATTTCAATGGTTCTAGCTCAACTCATATCGTTGTTGTTTGGTCATAGTCTTGACCAATTTTACATTTCCGGTTCACCAAGTTTTACCTCATCGTTACTTTCACCTTGGTTTATTCTGCTTTTTGCACCGGTAGTTGAAGAATTGGCATGGCACACATATGGTACAGATGCTTTACGACAAAGATTTAATCTTTTTAAGACTTCCATGATTTTTTCCCTTTACTGGGCTTTTTGGCATTTGCCGCTCTCCTTTATAGACGATTACTATCATAGTAATGTAGTAGCTGAAGGGTTATTGTATTCTTTGAATTATGTATTCAGTCTTTTTGTTTTTGTTATATTAATGAATTGGCTGTATTACAAAACAAACCGAAATATTTTTATTACAATAATATTTCATTGTTCTGCGAATGTTACAAATGAGATATTTGCCACTCATCCTGACAGCAAAGTAATTCAAACACTGTTGCTACTTATTATTACTGTAGTTGTTTTGTTTAAAGAAAAAGAGATGTTTTTTAGAAAAGAGTTATGA
- a CDS encoding 2-hydroxyglutaryl-CoA dehydratase, with product MNLSHNSPKNSPQKQPINIGLDAGSTTIKVVVTDSQNQIIYKDYRRHYADVLGNLKEILSDILDKIGDCPVKFCLTGSAGMGVAERYKVPFVQEVVASCEVILRQFPDIKTFVDIGGEDSKMIFFKPGKTPDMRMNGSCAGGTGSFIDQMTTLLNVDIDEFNLLAEQSETIYPIASRCGVFSKTDVQNLLARNASKADIAASVFRAVSMQVITSLARGYEPEAKVFLCGGPFTFIPSLRKAFIEEMKMDSSEIVISENSEVIPAWGAAIVASDQQESKPLSEYISIFNREVKRVIKSVHTQLKLLFKDNDEYAEWLKSKERYKLPKIDIKDIKNPNCFIGIDSGSTTTKIIATDEKGNVFYDYYTKNKGLSLQAVAVGLQKLYQQTQDAGIEMNVLGSCVTGYGEDLVKKAFHLDSGMVETIAHYMSAHHFNKDVSFILDIGGQDMKATFIENGVIKRLEINEACSSGCGSFIETFANSLNYSVPDFSKIALKSKHPCDLGTRCTVFMNSKVKQAQREGASVADISAGLGYSIVKNCLNKVLKLKDIKELGNHIMVQGGTFRNLSVIRALELELGKEVMVTDYPELMGAYGAAKYASKKFEMGQTTTVKLATISELKEYSERKTVCKGCENNCTVTQFKFDNDNKFYSGNKCEKIFNNSGEATVKGANQHTEKYDLLFNRAVLEDGKITLGVPRTLGMYENYPFWHSLLTECGIRIVLSDKSTMAMYETGIGTVMADNICFPAKLVHGHIYNLVDKRVDRIFIPYVVFENKEDEKTNNSYNCPIVTGYSDVIKSAINPQEKFGIPVDSPTFTFADKKLMRKSCVEYIKTLIPEIDTRKINKAFENALIAQQTYEEQLNRRSNEILDKAVAENRLVILLAGRPYHIDPLIQHKISDLVADFGADVITEDVVRHLQADPEDVQSIMQWAYTNRIFKSALWTANRAPQNVHYVQITSFGCGPDAFILDEVNDILHRKGKNATIIKVDDINNIGSTRLRIRSLIESLKFKHEDKVYEKDIAVHTPPFEKEDRRRTLLGPWFGDFYSPFLPAAFELIGYKMENLPPSDLKSVEYGLRYSNNEICYPATLVVGDLMKALESGKYNRNEIALAVTQTGGQCRATNYVALIKKAMIAAGFEDIPVVTVSTTAGLNYQPGFEINWRKCVRAILCAMVYADCLSQFYYSTAPRETEIGGAKRLRDKYLELGVEALRKNSRASRFYHLAEQAADEFLSINNQKEIPRIGVVGEIYVKYNDFGHKHVVNWLVEQGVEAILPPLTKFFIVAFANSEARIKGNIEERTTPKFVMNFVEKLVYRIIRKMESKISHYPFYFPISNVHEDAKHASKIISTNAQFGEGWSIPAEFSEFAHNGINNVISLQPFGCIANHVISKGIEKRTKELYPNMNLLFLDFDSGMSEANIYNRLHFMIRNAQVAVSSENREEPVDVV from the coding sequence ATGAATTTATCACATAATTCTCCTAAAAATAGTCCCCAAAAACAGCCAATCAATATAGGATTAGATGCAGGCTCTACGACTATTAAGGTAGTAGTAACCGATTCACAAAATCAAATCATATACAAGGATTACCGCCGACATTACGCCGATGTTCTGGGAAATTTGAAAGAGATTTTATCTGATATATTGGATAAAATTGGCGATTGCCCTGTCAAGTTCTGTTTAACTGGCTCTGCTGGAATGGGAGTAGCAGAACGTTATAAAGTCCCTTTTGTCCAAGAAGTGGTAGCCTCTTGTGAAGTCATTTTACGCCAATTTCCTGATATAAAGACATTTGTAGATATAGGTGGCGAAGACTCCAAAATGATTTTCTTTAAGCCCGGTAAAACTCCCGACATGCGAATGAACGGAAGTTGCGCAGGTGGTACAGGCTCATTTATAGACCAAATGACTACGTTACTCAATGTCGATATTGATGAGTTTAATTTATTGGCAGAGCAATCCGAAACAATCTATCCGATAGCCTCTCGCTGTGGCGTTTTTTCCAAAACAGACGTACAAAATCTTTTAGCCAGAAATGCCAGTAAAGCCGATATAGCTGCTTCTGTCTTCAGAGCAGTAAGTATGCAAGTAATAACCTCTTTAGCAAGAGGTTACGAACCTGAGGCTAAGGTTTTCCTTTGCGGAGGTCCGTTTACATTTATCCCATCACTGCGAAAAGCATTTATTGAGGAAATGAAAATGGATAGCTCTGAAATTGTGATTTCAGAAAACTCAGAAGTAATTCCGGCTTGGGGCGCAGCTATCGTTGCAAGCGACCAGCAAGAGAGCAAGCCGCTCTCTGAATATATCTCAATATTCAACAGGGAGGTAAAAAGAGTTATCAAAAGTGTTCACACTCAATTAAAACTCCTTTTCAAAGATAATGATGAGTACGCCGAATGGCTAAAATCAAAGGAAAGATATAAACTTCCTAAAATAGACATTAAAGACATTAAAAACCCAAACTGTTTTATCGGTATCGACAGCGGTTCCACTACAACGAAAATTATCGCAACTGACGAAAAAGGAAACGTTTTTTACGACTATTACACTAAAAACAAAGGACTTTCGCTACAAGCCGTAGCTGTTGGATTGCAAAAACTCTACCAACAAACGCAAGATGCTGGAATAGAGATGAATGTACTCGGTAGCTGTGTGACTGGGTACGGCGAAGATTTAGTCAAAAAAGCGTTCCATCTCGATTCGGGCATGGTCGAAACGATTGCTCACTATATGAGTGCCCACCATTTCAACAAAGATGTTTCTTTCATTTTGGATATCGGCGGGCAAGATATGAAAGCCACTTTTATAGAAAATGGAGTTATTAAACGCTTGGAAATCAACGAAGCGTGCTCTTCGGGCTGTGGCTCATTTATTGAAACTTTCGCCAATTCGCTCAACTATTCAGTCCCCGATTTTTCAAAAATAGCTCTGAAATCCAAGCATCCGTGCGATTTAGGTACACGTTGCACTGTCTTTATGAACTCCAAAGTGAAACAAGCACAGCGTGAAGGAGCCTCCGTAGCAGATATTTCAGCAGGATTAGGTTACTCTATCGTAAAGAACTGTCTGAATAAAGTATTGAAACTCAAAGATATCAAAGAGTTAGGTAACCATATAATGGTGCAAGGAGGCACGTTTAGAAATTTGTCCGTAATTCGTGCATTGGAGTTAGAATTAGGTAAAGAGGTTATGGTTACCGATTATCCCGAACTGATGGGAGCTTACGGTGCTGCCAAGTACGCAAGTAAAAAGTTTGAAATGGGTCAAACAACTACGGTAAAATTGGCAACCATTTCCGAGCTGAAAGAGTATTCCGAAAGAAAAACAGTTTGCAAAGGATGCGAAAATAATTGCACAGTTACCCAATTCAAATTCGATAACGACAATAAATTTTACTCTGGCAACAAATGCGAAAAAATATTCAACAATTCAGGTGAAGCCACTGTAAAGGGAGCAAATCAGCACACCGAAAAATACGATTTGCTGTTCAATCGCGCTGTTTTGGAAGATGGAAAAATCACTCTTGGAGTTCCTCGCACATTGGGGATGTACGAAAACTATCCCTTTTGGCACTCCTTGCTAACCGAGTGCGGAATCAGAATCGTGCTTTCCGATAAATCCACTATGGCAATGTACGAAACAGGCATTGGCACGGTAATGGCTGATAATATCTGCTTTCCCGCAAAACTCGTACACGGACATATTTACAACTTGGTTGACAAAAGGGTTGACAGAATTTTTATACCTTACGTGGTTTTTGAAAACAAAGAGGACGAAAAGACCAATAACAGCTACAACTGTCCGATTGTTACAGGCTACTCAGATGTTATTAAAAGTGCTATCAATCCACAGGAAAAGTTCGGAATTCCTGTTGACTCGCCCACATTTACATTTGCCGATAAAAAGTTGATGCGTAAATCGTGCGTAGAGTATATCAAAACTCTTATACCTGAAATAGATACAAGAAAAATCAATAAAGCATTCGAGAACGCCCTAATAGCTCAACAAACCTATGAGGAGCAACTAAACAGACGTTCAAACGAGATTTTAGACAAGGCTGTTGCAGAAAATCGTTTAGTTATACTGCTTGCAGGGCGACCGTACCATATCGACCCATTGATACAGCACAAGATTTCCGATTTAGTAGCTGATTTTGGAGCAGATGTAATCACAGAAGACGTTGTTCGTCATCTGCAAGCCGACCCTGAAGATGTGCAAAGCATTATGCAGTGGGCTTACACCAACCGAATTTTCAAATCTGCACTATGGACTGCAAACAGAGCGCCACAAAATGTACATTACGTTCAAATAACCTCATTCGGTTGTGGTCCCGATGCCTTTATTCTCGATGAAGTAAATGACATCTTACACCGCAAAGGCAAAAACGCAACGATAATAAAGGTAGATGACATTAACAATATCGGTTCTACTCGTTTAAGAATACGCTCGCTTATCGAGAGCTTGAAATTTAAACACGAGGACAAGGTTTACGAAAAAGATATCGCTGTACACACGCCACCTTTCGAGAAAGAGGATAGACGTAGAACGCTTCTCGGACCGTGGTTTGGAGATTTCTATTCGCCGTTTCTTCCTGCTGCTTTTGAGTTAATTGGCTATAAAATGGAAAACCTACCACCAAGCGACTTAAAATCAGTTGAATATGGATTGCGATACTCCAACAATGAGATTTGCTACCCTGCTACTTTAGTTGTAGGAGACTTAATGAAAGCCTTAGAGAGTGGCAAATACAACAGAAATGAAATAGCATTGGCAGTAACTCAAACCGGCGGGCAGTGCAGAGCAACAAACTATGTAGCCTTGATAAAAAAAGCAATGATAGCTGCAGGATTTGAAGATATTCCTGTTGTAACTGTCTCAACCACAGCAGGATTGAACTATCAGCCAGGCTTTGAGATAAACTGGAGAAAGTGTGTTCGTGCCATTTTATGTGCAATGGTTTATGCTGACTGTCTATCACAGTTTTATTACTCAACGGCACCCAGAGAAACAGAAATAGGCGGAGCAAAACGCTTGAGAGATAAGTATTTAGAATTAGGAGTAGAGGCTCTCAGAAAAAACAGTCGCGCTAGTCGTTTTTATCATTTGGCTGAACAGGCAGCAGATGAGTTTTTGAGTATCAACAACCAGAAAGAGATTCCAAGAATAGGTGTAGTAGGGGAGATCTATGTAAAATACAACGATTTTGGTCATAAGCACGTTGTTAATTGGCTTGTCGAGCAAGGAGTAGAAGCTATTTTACCGCCACTAACCAAGTTTTTTATTGTTGCTTTCGCCAATAGTGAAGCCAGAATTAAAGGAAATATTGAAGAGCGCACTACGCCAAAGTTTGTAATGAATTTTGTAGAGAAATTGGTTTACAGAATTATCCGTAAGATGGAATCTAAAATTTCCCATTATCCGTTCTATTTCCCAATTTCCAACGTTCACGAAGATGCAAAACATGCATCAAAAATAATAAGTACCAACGCTCAATTTGGCGAAGGGTGGAGCATTCCTGCCGAGTTTTCAGAATTCGCACACAACGGAATAAACAACGTAATCAGTTTGCAACCGTTCGGCTGTATAGCTAATCACGTAATTTCCAAAGGAATAGAGAAAAGAACAAAAGAACTCTATCCCAATATGAACCTACTGTTTTTAGATTTCGACAGCGGAATGAGCGAAGCCAACATTTATAATCGTTTACATTTTATGATTAGGAATGCACAGGTAGCGGTTTCGTCAGAAAATAGGGAAGAACCCGTTGATGTTGTGTAA
- a CDS encoding cell wall-active antibiotics response protein: MNENIFNKKGYNTLSLLIVLGAVLVLSGLLLLAFNIGWLNPALKSIVFSWPMLFVLFAVIGFVKRQRLISVIFLLLGLFFLLPRLETVYPGILGEAGKEFTSNYWPLLLIVIGLMIIIAVAINRKKKVPFRNDIVNKQSNTDGWIVKDVIFGGSESVFLEPIFKGGKIDVVFGGVVLDLRKTTLPETTVYLNIDVVFGGVTIYIPENWSVKSDIDSVFGGYSDKRVNVVVSDDKSDSKLVLQGTLIFSGCTVQ, translated from the coding sequence ATGAATGAAAATATATTCAACAAGAAAGGGTATAATACCCTCAGTTTGTTAATTGTACTTGGTGCTGTCTTGGTATTGAGTGGTTTGCTTTTACTTGCATTTAATATTGGCTGGCTAAATCCTGCACTTAAATCAATTGTTTTTTCTTGGCCCATGCTCTTTGTCCTGTTCGCGGTTATTGGTTTTGTAAAAAGACAAAGATTGATCTCAGTTATTTTTTTATTGCTTGGCCTGTTTTTTCTTTTGCCACGCTTAGAGACTGTCTATCCGGGGATATTAGGCGAAGCAGGTAAAGAATTCACATCTAACTACTGGCCTCTTTTACTGATAGTTATTGGTTTAATGATTATTATTGCAGTTGCCATAAATAGAAAGAAAAAAGTTCCCTTTAGAAATGATATCGTCAATAAGCAAAGTAATACAGACGGTTGGATAGTAAAAGATGTTATTTTCGGTGGCTCGGAAAGTGTTTTTCTTGAGCCTATATTTAAAGGAGGAAAAATTGATGTGGTTTTTGGCGGCGTAGTGCTTGATTTACGGAAAACTACCTTGCCAGAGACAACAGTATATCTCAACATAGATGTGGTGTTTGGAGGAGTAACGATTTATATTCCAGAAAACTGGAGTGTTAAATCAGATATAGATTCTGTTTTTGGGGGTTATAGTGATAAGCGTGTAAATGTAGTTGTTTCAGATGATAAGAGCGATAGTAAGCTCGTTTTGCAAGGTACTCTAATATTTTCGGGTTGTACAGTTCAGTAG